CTACTACTGTGAGACATGAGAGGTTTTAAGCATAagattaatataatttttttaaaaggaagacagGCAAATAGTTGACCCCACCCCCCAAGAGATGAAAATTTATCTTAGCAGGGCAGGGTATTCATTACTCAGgatgctgagttcaaggccatgttgggtcaccctgtctcaaaattaaaagcaaaagtaCTGTATAATAAGGGTGTGCTGTATAATACCTGCAAAGACTGGTGGTCAGTCCTGATTATGGAAGGGacggagggaaggaagaaatgctgAGAGAAAAGAAAGTTGGTCTGTGTGGCTGCTGGTGTGGCCATTTGTGTCTTTGTATCTGCGcccccccttctcctcctgcccTGATGCTATCCCTCTGAGATTGCTTTTTACAATGGGTGTGCCCCCCCCCTTCTCCTAACGCTTGTCCTGGGACAAAGGTTATATCAGCTAGGATTCTGACTGACAGTTCCTCTAATATCCCCTGCATGCCATTCCCTTGTCCTTATCCCCATCCCCTTCTCTTGCACTATCTCAACAATGTTGTTTCACAGGACACTACCATTTTTTGCTGGTGAGCTTTATTGCCTCCTTCCAGTCACTAGCTataaattgggggtggggtgggggcagcactAAAAGTCACTTCCCGTCTCTAAAGCTTCGCTTTGAGGAACCGAGGGTAGCCAGTGATGCGTCTCTCTATAAAGACGGTTCCAGAGCCGGTGTCCACCTCGTCCTCTCCTCGTTTATTCTGGAGGCAGTTGCCTCCGCTGCCCTGGGATGGTCAGGGAACGTCACCTTGACAAAGTCAGACTTTGCCGCGCCACCTATTGTCACCACTAGagggcagcagccagccagctctTTGCTGTCTCTTCTCTGGTATCTTTCCGATTCCAAGCTGTATCTTTCCAAGTTTAAGAGGCTGACTGACCTCTGGTCTCTCAACCTGGGGGTGGAGAGGTAGGGGAGAAGGGAGGCACCAGAAGCTGTAGATGGTAACCTGCGTAGCTGCAATGATGAAGGCCCCAACCAAAAGACCAGACCGGGTCACCTAAACTCTAGTAGAGGTTTCTAGTAGAGGTCTTGTTGGTGAGACCCCTGAACACGGTTAGTGACGGAGGTAAGTCTCATATCTCATGTAAAGCCCAGGGCTCTCAGCCTCTAGACAGTGGTGAAGCATTCATGAACCAAAGGCCACACTGCTTAAACAACACAGCCTCTGGGAAGTGAATGAATCCCTCTGTTCTCTGCCTTCACCGGTCTAACGAACCATGAATGAGATTGGGAATAAAGGTGACTGACTGACTGGTAAACTGTGACATTGCCCTACCCGTGTGTGGGCAAAGTTCATACGGGAGGAAGAAGCCCTGGACCAGCCTCTGAGATCTGGTTTGGAAAAGCCTCAGCCACTTTGAGTGAGTGGGATTTGAGTAAGTCCCTTAGCCTGTCTGGATCTCCAGGTGTGCCCCCTTGTTACCTCTCTGGTGAGCCCCGGAACTGGCCAGGAGTGTTAATAGCAAGAGCTTGCTCTTGCTGAGAACCTGGGAGTGACGCCCGTGCTTGAGGAAATCCAGTCAGGTGGGCATCAGTGGTAAAAGGGAagctggtttttgagacagggtctctctacatatccctggctgtcttagaacccactatgtagaccaggctggcctcaaactcaatagatccatctgcttctgcctccttcccaagtgctgagattaaaggtgtgcgccaacacaCCCCAAATGAACAGGTGTGgacttttgtggggttttttgtttgtttgtttatttcaggaACTCTGGATGAAAGCTTGAGACCAACACAGTTTCTAGAGGTGGTGCCCAGCATAATATCCTGACAATGAGCGGGTGTCTTCCAGCTGTTGGCCTACGATGCCTATCTAGGGTAAGTGGGACCCTTCAGGAGGAGACCTCATGCCCCAGCTTCTCCACCCTGAGATAGGAGGAACCCTCCTCCCCAGGCCCGTTCAGATTTGCCCTCTCCACTGGCGCTCTGTGAATCCCTAGACATTTCTCTGGTGTGGGTCCTGGTACCTTATATCCTCAGCAACAGAGACCTCATGCCACTGAAACTCCCCCAGGCGACTACCAGAGGGACACAGTGGAAGGGACGGTCCTTTTAGGGGAGccagagagccacattccaatcCCAACTCTGAAATGACTGAAACTGTTGCTGTTTTACCAAAAGTTATCAGAAGTAATAGTGGGTGAGGGGGTACCACTACAGGgcatgtttgaggtcagcctgagctccatgagaccctttctttaaaaagaaagaagtgggtGTGATTGTGTGACGGGAAACCAGGTTCCACGTGGGTGAGCTGGGACAGGAAGCTCttgcagagaggcagacagacaagcGGTATGGTGGATAGTCTAGGACTTCCAGGGTCTGTCACTCTGCCCCTCCCGGACAGCTGCTGGCCAACAGAGGTGGCAGGGCCGTGTAGATGGGGGCTCCCgctgtgtctgtgtgcttgcCTCTCTCTTTGTGCCCCAATACCCCCACCGTTCCCCCATCCTTCCCATGCTGTTCCCCCTTGGCCCAGAGTCCCACTACCTAAGGCGCCCACACTGTTCCAGTAGTCCGCTCTCCCCTGCTTGACTTCCTCCTAAATACCCCCTCCCCAGTGGCCCCTCCTGCTAGctacctgcccctccctccctctctgcccttgCCAGACACTGctgctctcttccctctcccctaccTGTCCCCCAGGTATGTCGTGGCCTGGCGAGGGGGGCCCCCATTGCTTCTCCTGCTGCCTGCTTGCTTCGGACTCTGGCAGAAACCCCACCTGCTGACACGGTCTTCCCAGGGAATTGGCAAGTGATTAGCAGCAGCACCAGGGCCCTACAGTCACTCCCTGGAGGAGCCATGTCTCATCCCCAAGCCCCCCTGCCCAGGGCCCTCTGGCTGGAAGCTCCCAAAGAGCCTCCCTGGGTCTTGTGTGGTCTGCACACCTCCCTGGTCCTTTCAAGGGCTCAGATCTAGTTCTCTGGCCAGGACCTAGCAGGATCTGGAACCTGGCTTTCCAAGCCTGGCACTTGAGAGCTCACGTCTAGGCTCCCCGGGGAAAGACCTGACACTCATTGCCCACCCGCCTTGGTGACGCCAAATCAGTTAAGGAACCTCAGGGAGTGATCCCTGACAAGCCACGCCTCCCTTTTCTCCTAAGCTGACAGCTGCTAAAGCCCCAGGGAACCCATGAGAGAGGCAGAATCAAAAAACCAAGAAGCCTTTGGCTTCGAGACCAGTATGGACCCCTTGCGTCAACCCCCCCACGATTAACTGAGAGACGGGCAAGGGACGGTGGGGTGTGGGCCCCACATCGGTTCCATCTCCGACTTAACCAGCCTTGGGTCCTCCTCAGGTCTTGGATGTGCCAGCGATCCTGGCTGTGGCCCGCTAACCAGGCTCTCCCCGGCCGGCTCCCGCCGCGCCACCTTTCGCttgccccctcctcctgctcctctcccccCTGCTCCCAGGACGGCAGGATGGCTGCGCCCGGCGCGCCTCGCTTCCTCCTGACCTTCGACTTCGATGAGACCATCGTGGACGAAAACAGCGACGACTCGATCGTGCGCGCGGCGCCAGGCCAGCAACTACCCGAGAGCCTGCGAGCCACCTACCGCGAGGGCTACTACAATGAGTACATGCAACGCGTCTTCAAGTACCTGGGTGAGCAGGGCGTACGGCCCCGGGACCTGCGCGCCGTCTACGAGACCATCCCCCTGTCGCCAGGCATGGGCGATTTGCTGCAGTTCGTAGCCAAGCAGGGCTCCTGCTTCGAGGTTATTCTCATTTCGGATGCCAACACCTTCGGTGTGGAGAGTGCCCTGCGTGCCGCTGGCCACCACAGCTTATTCCGCCGCATCCTCAGCAACCCATCCGGGCCCGACGCGCGGGGACAGCTGACGCTGCGGCCCTTCCACACGCACAGCTGCCCGCGCTGCCCCGCCAACATGTGCAAGCACAAGGTGCTCAGCGAATACCTCCGTGAGCGGGCCCGCGACGGCGTGCACTTCGAGCGCCTCTTCTACGTGGGCGATGGTGCAAATGACTTCTGCCCCATGGGGCTGCTGGCGGGCGGGGACGTGGCCTTCCCGCGCCGCGGTTACCCCATGCACCGCCTCATCCAGGAGGCACAGAAGGCCGACCCCAGCTCCTTCCGCGCCCACGTGGTGCCCTGGGAAACGGCCGCAGACGTGCGCCAACATCTGCAACAGGTGCTGAAGATGTGTTGAACATCACCTGCGAGGGGTACCCGGGGACAAACCGGCGGAGGGGGCGGGGCGCAGGACTGGGAATTGGTTAAGACCACCTGGTTTCACTCCTTCCTCTTCGCTCTGCTATGTTCCTCTGGGCATTTCTGGAATTTTGTCCGCTTGTGGTCTAGGAGCGGAGACTAGGAGCCGTCCCTATCTATGCAGTTACCACAGCTCGGCTGCCTCTTCTCCAGGAAGTGGCGAGCACCCCTTGGAAGGCAGGCAGTGTCCCTCGAACTGAGAGGAAGGGGCTCCTGGCAGCTGGGAGAAGGGATATCTCCCCACTACTTCAGCTGCCGCTTCGACCGCGTAACTTCCCCTACCTAGTCTTCTTTCAATCGGACTCAGGAGCCACCACCCCGGCCCCCCGCCCCAGTCCGCATGCCAGCGCCGGCTTCCTTGCGCAGACCCGCGATGCTCTCGGGAGACAGCTCCAAAGCATCCTTGATTTTGCGCCAGCCACCGCGATCCGCTGCTGCGCGGGGTCGCGCCTTGCTTCCCTTCCCCCGCCCACCATGCCAGACACCCCCCAAAGGAAGAAAAAGCCAGAGGGAGCAGCCAACCTCCTGCTGGTGGGACGAGGTAGAGCCAACCAATGACCTCGGAGAGTGTGACCAATCTCACTCCATCCTCATCTACCACAGCAAGAGACCAGGGACTTCACCAAAGCCGTCCTCcgtcccccacccctccctccgcCCTTATGGAACAGAAAGCCATGTTTTTACGTAGAGCCAGGGAaacccaagcccctcccccttctggTATTTCAGACCTATAAAGGAGGTGAAGGGGGACGAACTGACTCATTTCTAGCGCCGCCGTCGCCGCAGTCGGAGGGAGGGGTGAAAAGGTGCCCTTAGCTGTCAGCCACATTTAAGTGGAGGATGCTTGAGGAGCCCAGACTGAACGCAAAGCAAGCGGCAAAAGGGTTTTGAAAGATGCCGTGAGTGGCCGTCTGTGACGGCTGGGGTCTAGTGGGAACCCTAAAGAGGACTGGGATGGAAAGGTCCTCCTGGGTCAGTCTGCAGGGCTCTCTTGATGTCCCTTTCCATTACAAAACCCTGGCCCTCTAGCCCTGCGGGGCAAGAATCAGGAGGCCATCAGTTTTATTCAAAGCTGGCAACTTGCTCTTTATGAGCTAGGGGTCCTCTGGGCAAGGTGCCTGAACTTCTtggcttttagttttttttttcaggggggGGGTCCCCCATCTGCAGCAATTCTCTTGTGTACCACCTCTCTCTagcctctcccccctcccccccccccccgcccccgacccCAGACACACACTTCCCCACTGCTGTGTGGAGCAGGGACCGAACACCATTCACAGCCCAAGAGGTAGACAGGTCCTTAGTCCAGCCTTGGCTGCGGAGCTGGCTTCTTGGGACTCAGGAGGCCCACTGAGGCAGTGCTGGGTTGGTGCAGGGACGGATCTGTCAGCAGCTGGGCTCCACGTAGTTCCCTGGGAAGAATCCAGCGCCCTCTGAGCTGACCCCCTCACACCAGCCGTCGGAGTAGCGGCGTGTGACGCAGATGACGGTGCCCTCGGAGAAGGAGAGCTCGTTGTCCTTCTGGCGGGTGTATGGGTATAATGTCACCACTGCAGGGCAGGAAAGAAAAGCTTGCGAGAGGGTCCTCTGCTCCCCCAGTGGTACAGGAGCCCTAATACAGCGCTCTAGGGAGCATGTGGGGAGAAGACTGTAGGAAGAGCGTCCGAGCCTTTACATCCCTCCCCAGCCCAGGCAATATTCAACACCAGGCCAGCTGCTCTTTTCCTAGCAGGCTTCAGAACTCAGTTCCCAaaggaaggggatggagagacaAAATAGGGTCACACCTTTAGCAGGGAGAGCGAATGCCCCTGGGTCAGGGCAACAGAGGCCAGAAACCTGGCAATAGAGCCTGGTGCTTTTCAGTCCTAAGAGGACGGTACCTTTCTCCAAGTAGGCAGCAGGGACCCAGCTGGGCTCATCTGGTCCAAAACCTGGTGGGGGCGGAGGCAGCAGCCCCAGTTCATCCCcctccagagctggaggagggggcaggggcagctctgcttctgggaaggcagaaaaaaaaaatacatgtgtgtgtatgtcgtACATGTATGGTGGCACCGTCCTCAGGATCTAACCAGTGTGTGTCGTCACCCACAATGCCCCCAGCCCATTGGTGGTGCTTGGAAGGACTCGGCACAGGGTAGGCAGACCCTGCTGGGCAACCCTTACCCAGGCGGGTTAAGCCTATAACGGCCTTGTCAAAGTTAACTTCAAATGAGAAGCTCCAAACACAGGGCCAGTGTAAAACAGGCTCGGTTCACTGATTCCCTGGGGTTCCGGAGGAGCACAAGGTTGGAGCCCCAAAGGATGGATGAGAATCTCtagtgggtgggggtgaggggggatggGCACTTCTTACCTGGAGGGGACTGGGACACGTCCAGCGGAGGAGGCGGTAAGAAGACCTCAGCGGAGGCTGCTGGAGGAGGCGGGGTTGCCAGTGCTAGAGGTGGAGGGGGCGGGGTGGCAGGAGCTAGAGGTGGAGGGGGCGGGGTGGCAGGAGCTAGAGGTGGAGGGGGCGGGGTTGCCAGTGCTAGAGGTGGAGGGGGCGGGATGGCAGGAGCTAGAAGTGGAGGGGGCGGGGTGGCAGGAGCTAGAGGTGGAGGAGGCGGGGTGTTAGATGCTGCCTGTCCCTTGGATTGGGGGATCCCACCGGCACCTTCCGCACTGCTAAAGACCAGAGAACACGCAGATGAGGGGAGCCTTCTAACTCAGCATCCCCCAAGGGGCCCCTCCAACCCAAAATCTGGCCTCATTATTTTTCCCACCCAGCGGTCCTTAGGTCTCAACCCCAGAGGTCTGGCAGGAACCCCCCCCCTCTAAAATTCCACCTACTGTCTACCCCCCACTAGACTCAAGCACTCACCCCGCCGAGGCCAAGGAAGACGCGGAGGAGGCAGCGGAGAGCTTGCCGTCGGGCACGGAGGGCAGCTGCACCGGCTCGGGGATCCGGGGTGGTCTCCTGGGGGTGGAGCAGCGTGGcatgaggagggagagggggggccTCTGCCGAGCAGGACCGGGGTAGCTCGTGGAGGGACAAGCTGGGTGCCAGGCTCAGGAGCACCAAGGCGCTAGGTGCTGCGGGCAAGGGGTAGGGGGGCAGTTGAGAACCACAGGGCCTGGGCAGAGCTGATGGGAATGGCCGGGAGGCCTCACCCCAGCGTGGCGGAAGCAGGTGTAGCAGGTGCCTTGATGCTCTTGCGAGACAGGGTCCCGGTCCGCGACAGCTGCGTGCTCAAGTCCTGGGGGGAGGGTTGACATCTGAGGCTAGGGGAGCAAACCTCACCCTCATCCCTAAGAGGGATTGGGGGAGGGCCGAACGAGACCTGGGAGGACTAGCCAGACTCAGCAAGTTCCTACTTCCACTTTCCAACCCGCCTCCcgccctacccccaccccagacgCGGGTGTCCTTGCCGGCGCCACAGGGCCTTAAGTCTGCAGCGGGTCCCACAGAGCCACCCACCCCCACCGAAAGAAACCCGCAAGCACAGACTAGTCTAAAGGCCACTTCCTCTGCATAGCCACGGAGACTTTGCACCCCCACACTATAGCAACTCTGCAAGGATCTGGGTGGCTTTGGTGGTCCTTAGCTCTGACTCGAGGTCTCCTCCAGCAAGAGTGGAGAAGGGAGACACATCACACAGAACTCATTTCCATAAACTTATGGGACTGACCTCCCCAAATTCAAGGCAGAGGGATGGCAGAACCTAAGACACTTAGGAGAGTCGTTGATAGAGGGCAGCCCCCAATGCAAGAGACGTCTCTGACTTCGGGACTTCCCCCAGGATGAGCACCTGGGGCCCATGTTCTCTGTCACCCTGCCTCTCTAGAGACAAGACAGAGGGAACCTGAGGCATAAAGGAGAGGGTGGAGGCTGGGCATAGAGTTCAGGGCTGGAGCTTGTGCTGAGCTTATGggagacctgggttccatccacagcaccgtcaaaagaaaaaaagatgagaagGTTGGATTGCAGAAAGAACTTACGGGGACCTGG
This Peromyscus maniculatus bairdii isolate BWxNUB_F1_BW_parent chromosome 8, HU_Pman_BW_mat_3.1, whole genome shotgun sequence DNA region includes the following protein-coding sequences:
- the Phospho1 gene encoding phosphoethanolamine/phosphocholine phosphatase isoform X1, with translation MSGCLPAVGLRCLSRVCRGLARGAPIASPAACLLRTLAETPPADTVFPGNWSWMCQRSWLWPANQALPGRLPPRHLSLAPSSCSSPPCSQDGRMAAPGAPRFLLTFDFDETIVDENSDDSIVRAAPGQQLPESLRATYREGYYNEYMQRVFKYLGEQGVRPRDLRAVYETIPLSPGMGDLLQFVAKQGSCFEVILISDANTFGVESALRAAGHHSLFRRILSNPSGPDARGQLTLRPFHTHSCPRCPANMCKHKVLSEYLRERARDGVHFERLFYVGDGANDFCPMGLLAGGDVAFPRRGYPMHRLIQEAQKADPSSFRAHVVPWETAADVRQHLQQVLKMC
- the Phospho1 gene encoding phosphoethanolamine/phosphocholine phosphatase isoform X2, coding for MSGCLPAVGLRCLSRDGRMAAPGAPRFLLTFDFDETIVDENSDDSIVRAAPGQQLPESLRATYREGYYNEYMQRVFKYLGEQGVRPRDLRAVYETIPLSPGMGDLLQFVAKQGSCFEVILISDANTFGVESALRAAGHHSLFRRILSNPSGPDARGQLTLRPFHTHSCPRCPANMCKHKVLSEYLRERARDGVHFERLFYVGDGANDFCPMGLLAGGDVAFPRRGYPMHRLIQEAQKADPSSFRAHVVPWETAADVRQHLQQVLKMC
- the Phospho1 gene encoding phosphoethanolamine/phosphocholine phosphatase isoform X3, translating into MCQRSWLWPANQALPGRLPPRHLSLAPSSCSSPPCSQDGRMAAPGAPRFLLTFDFDETIVDENSDDSIVRAAPGQQLPESLRATYREGYYNEYMQRVFKYLGEQGVRPRDLRAVYETIPLSPGMGDLLQFVAKQGSCFEVILISDANTFGVESALRAAGHHSLFRRILSNPSGPDARGQLTLRPFHTHSCPRCPANMCKHKVLSEYLRERARDGVHFERLFYVGDGANDFCPMGLLAGGDVAFPRRGYPMHRLIQEAQKADPSSFRAHVVPWETAADVRQHLQQVLKMC
- the Abi3 gene encoding ABI gene family member 3 isoform X2; protein product: MAELQQLQEFDIPTGREALRGNHSALLRVANYCEDNYVQATDKRKALEETMAFTTQALASVAYQVGNLAGHTLRMLDLQGAALRQVEAKISTLSQMVNMHMEKVARREIGTLATVMRLPPGQKVIPPESLPPLTPYHRRPLNFGCLDDVGHGIKDLSTQLSRTGTLSRKSIKAPATPASATLGRPPRIPEPVQLPSVPDGKLSAASSASSLASAGAEGAGGIPQSKGQAASNTPPPPPLAPATPPPPLLAPAIPPPPPLALATPPPPPLAPATPPPPPLAPATPPPPPLALATPPPPAASAEVFLPPPPLDVSQSPPEAELPLPPPPALEGDELGLLPPPPPGFGPDEPSWVPAAYLEKVVTLYPYTRQKDNELSFSEGTVICVTRRYSDGWCEGVSSEGAGFFPGNYVEPSC
- the Abi3 gene encoding ABI gene family member 3 isoform X1, which gives rise to MAELQQLQEFDIPTGREALRGNHSALLRVANYCEDNYVQATDKRKALEETMAFTTQALASVAYQVGNLAGHTLRMLDLQGAALRQVEAKISTLSQMVNMHMEKVARREIGTLATVMRLPPGQKVIPPESLPPLTPYHRRPLNFGCLDDVGHGIKDLSTQLSRTGTLSRKSIKAPATPASATLGRPPRIPEPVQLPSVPDGKLSAASSASSLASAGSAEGAGGIPQSKGQAASNTPPPPPLAPATPPPPLLAPAIPPPPPLALATPPPPPLAPATPPPPPLAPATPPPPPLALATPPPPAASAEVFLPPPPLDVSQSPPEAELPLPPPPALEGDELGLLPPPPPGFGPDEPSWVPAAYLEKVVTLYPYTRQKDNELSFSEGTVICVTRRYSDGWCEGVSSEGAGFFPGNYVEPSC